A single window of Bordetella genomosp. 11 DNA harbors:
- a CDS encoding YbdK family carboxylate-amine ligase: MEQIPFVPSAPNTLGIELELQLIDPRTFDLTAASDELLAQMADHPIADRVKPEITRSMIELNSSVHEHPMGLLAEMREMRTALCEAADAVGVSVAGGGAHPFMRWQERSISDTPRFQYLAEMYGYLARQFTVFGQHIHLGVKGGDQAIALTRQLSAYVPHFIALSASSPYYEGVDTLFSCCRLNAVNSFPLAGHMPPEVTDWYRFEAHLAQLRNLGLAESIKDLYWDIRPKPEFGTVEIRVCDTPLTVERACQLAAFAQALAVLLQREPQPEGGLWLAYRSNHFQACRFGLQGSYVTAEGHRLRLIDHLRALFGRLIPVADELGTTDMLTALRDDALRAGNDARWLRAQFHRLRDLPSVVESMTGAFRGEIGLVGMAGTDPTAVVRRRVRATSEPLGGVGVQTLAEPEPGTAPRRLH; the protein is encoded by the coding sequence ATGGAACAGATTCCGTTCGTCCCTTCCGCCCCCAATACCCTGGGCATCGAACTCGAACTGCAACTGATCGACCCACGGACGTTTGACCTGACCGCTGCTTCGGACGAACTGCTGGCCCAAATGGCCGATCATCCCATTGCCGACCGGGTCAAGCCGGAAATCACCCGCTCGATGATCGAGCTGAACTCCTCCGTGCACGAGCATCCCATGGGCTTGCTCGCCGAAATGCGCGAAATGCGCACCGCCCTCTGCGAAGCGGCCGATGCCGTGGGTGTCTCCGTCGCCGGTGGCGGGGCCCATCCCTTTATGCGCTGGCAGGAACGCTCGATTTCCGACACGCCGCGCTTCCAGTACCTGGCCGAAATGTACGGCTACCTGGCGCGACAGTTCACCGTATTCGGCCAGCATATCCACCTGGGCGTCAAAGGCGGCGACCAGGCGATCGCGCTGACGCGCCAGCTCTCGGCCTACGTGCCCCACTTTATCGCCCTGTCGGCCTCGTCGCCTTACTATGAAGGCGTGGACACGCTGTTTTCCTGCTGCCGGCTCAATGCCGTCAACAGTTTCCCGCTGGCCGGCCATATGCCGCCGGAGGTCACGGACTGGTACCGCTTCGAGGCCCATCTGGCCCAGCTGCGCAACCTGGGCCTGGCCGAAAGCATCAAGGACTTGTACTGGGACATCCGTCCCAAGCCGGAATTCGGTACCGTGGAAATCCGCGTGTGCGATACGCCGCTGACGGTCGAGCGCGCCTGCCAGCTGGCGGCTTTCGCCCAGGCGCTCGCCGTCCTGCTGCAGCGCGAGCCGCAGCCGGAAGGCGGCCTGTGGCTGGCCTATCGCAGCAACCATTTCCAGGCCTGCCGTTTCGGCCTGCAGGGCAGCTACGTCACCGCCGAAGGGCACCGCCTGCGGCTGATCGATCATCTGCGCGCGTTGTTCGGCCGCCTGATTCCGGTGGCGGACGAGCTTGGCACCACCGATATGCTCACCGCGCTGCGTGACGACGCCTTGCGCGCCGGCAACGACGCGCGCTGGCTGCGGGCCCAGTTCCATCGCCTGCGCGACCTGCCTTCCGTGGTGGAATCCATGACGGGCGCCTTCCGCGGCGAGATCGGGCTGGTGGGAATGGCCGGGACGGACCCCACCGCCGTGGTGCGCAGGCGCGTCCGGGCAACGTCCGAGCCCCTGGGTGGCGTGGGG
- a CDS encoding TrkH family potassium uptake protein, producing MALFSLAMILPLGLAIYTGDAAREAFLYAAVACIAAGGLLWALTRRRRSELRPRDGFLLVSMVWTVLPALAAIPLLLYFHRAGTPLSFTDGYFEAMSGLTTTGATVLTGLDRLPPSINLWRATLVWLGGMGILVLAVAILPLLGVGGHQVFRAETPGPIKDEKLTPRIASTAKALYAVYFGFSLLCLLAYRLAGLSWFEAWCHMATTMGLGGFSTWDDGFAHFDSLPVEIVAIVFMLIAGINFATHFGAWHTRSLRPYLTCPQTIPYLVVTLGAALAIAVFLYVDGIYNTPGEAMRYGIFNAVSVITTTGYANVDYTQWPLFATLPMLLLSGVATSAGSTGGGIKMIRAILLAKQGRTELVTMLHPHAVSPVRLRGRVVDNRVMASVLAFMLMYGMSIAVLTILMLASGLDPVVAFSAVVASVNNTGPGLGPIGPMGSFSVLTDFQTWLCTFGMLIGRLELFTVLLLFTPAFWRR from the coding sequence ATGGCCTTGTTCTCGCTGGCCATGATCCTGCCTTTGGGGCTGGCGATCTATACCGGCGACGCGGCCCGGGAAGCCTTTCTCTATGCTGCCGTGGCATGTATCGCGGCTGGCGGACTGCTTTGGGCGCTGACCCGCCGCCGCCGCTCGGAACTCCGTCCGCGCGACGGTTTCCTGCTGGTGTCGATGGTGTGGACCGTCCTGCCGGCGCTGGCGGCCATTCCGCTGCTGCTCTATTTTCATCGTGCCGGCACCCCGCTGTCCTTCACGGACGGCTACTTCGAGGCGATGTCCGGCCTGACCACCACGGGGGCGACCGTGCTGACCGGCCTGGATCGCCTGCCGCCTTCCATCAATCTGTGGCGGGCGACGCTGGTCTGGCTGGGAGGCATGGGTATCCTGGTCCTGGCGGTGGCCATCCTGCCGCTGCTGGGCGTGGGCGGCCATCAGGTTTTCCGGGCCGAAACTCCAGGACCGATCAAGGACGAAAAGCTGACCCCGCGTATCGCCAGCACCGCCAAGGCGCTGTACGCGGTCTATTTCGGCTTCTCCCTGCTATGCCTGCTGGCTTACCGGCTGGCCGGCCTGTCGTGGTTCGAGGCCTGGTGCCATATGGCGACCACCATGGGCCTGGGTGGGTTCTCCACCTGGGACGATGGCTTCGCGCATTTCGATTCGCTACCCGTCGAGATCGTGGCGATTGTCTTCATGCTGATCGCCGGCATCAACTTCGCCACCCACTTCGGTGCCTGGCACACGCGCAGCCTGCGGCCCTACCTGACCTGCCCGCAAACCATTCCTTACCTGGTCGTTACGCTTGGCGCCGCGCTGGCGATCGCGGTTTTCCTGTATGTCGACGGCATCTACAACACGCCCGGCGAGGCGATGCGGTATGGGATATTCAACGCCGTGTCCGTGATCACCACCACCGGATACGCCAATGTGGATTACACCCAGTGGCCGCTGTTCGCCACCTTGCCGATGCTGCTGTTGTCCGGCGTGGCGACCTCCGCCGGTTCCACCGGCGGCGGCATCAAGATGATCCGCGCCATCCTGCTGGCCAAGCAGGGGCGCACGGAACTGGTCACCATGCTGCATCCGCATGCGGTCAGCCCTGTGCGGCTGCGGGGCAGGGTGGTGGATAACCGCGTCATGGCTTCCGTGCTGGCGTTCATGTTGATGTACGGCATGTCCATCGCCGTATTGACCATTCTGATGCTGGCTTCCGGGCTGGATCCCGTGGTGGCCTTCAGCGCCGTGGTGGCCAGCGTCAACAACACCGGCCCGGGGCTGGGCCCCATCGGCCCCATGGGAAGCTTCTCGGTCCTGACGGACTTCCAGACCTGGCTCTGCACCTTCGGCATGCTGATCGGGCGCCTGGAGCTGTTCACGGTGCTACTTCTTTTTACGCCAGCTTTCTGGCGGAGGTGA